One Salvia splendens isolate huo1 chromosome 1, SspV2, whole genome shotgun sequence genomic window, tcctcatctctcttactttatcaataaattacttttttttggGATTGAAGGAGTATTAAGCATTATACACTTTCATGTGTTTGCTGTGAATATATATACCATGCCCCGATCTGCAATAACTGAAAAGTGGTAAAAACCTGTTGTGTTTAAATCTTTTTATGTCAGTTTTCAACAAATGCAAAAAGAAACAATTCCAAATACACCATTCTCCTAGCTCACAAGCTCTTTATAGCTCCTTTGAAATTTCAGATTCTACCTTTGATATCAAGATTTCAGTTGTTTCTTACATAGACATCGTCGTCTTCGCACTTGTGAATTCCAGAACAAATTATGGGATAATATGATAGGAAACACAAAAGAAGGCTTTCCTGAAAACTGTGAGACATAATATCTGAAAAGAAGTCAAGTTAAACTGGAACTGGAAGAAACTTCATCAAATATACAACCACATTGGCACAAGACTATGTATCATAAGTACATGAGCAATACCAACTAGTCATATAACTTGAGTGCATGATCCAAGCAAACCAACACATTTATTTTCAACAAACAAACCAGGAGAATTTCTAGTGAACTGACATCCCATTTCAGCTCTACTTGGTGTCTTCGGCAGCCTTCAATTAAAACACAAACATTCCCTTTTTTAAAACAACAAACTGAAGATAAAAACCAAATGAAGCCACTACGTTTTGCATATTCAACCTCAATAATATTTGCCTACAATTCTCTGATTCATTACTTGGATTCATGTTTAGAAAAAGAAACCGAGGTTTAAACTAGATCAGACCAAAAATTTCAATATGCTTAGGTTTATCAGTGATTACAACAAGTGATTACAGTCCATTTTCCAAATGCTTAGTTTGAAAAGAACCAAACAAAGGGACAAGTTTTATCAGTGTGGTGTTAACAAATCCAAAGTGTAAATTATATCTGACACAGGATCAATCATAAGAAAATTAGGTTATACTAATCCAGATTACATAGGAAAAAGAACAAGTGCATTTTCCGTTGAATTTGAAAAACAACAAGATGAAATTGGAATTAGTATTTTCACCTTGTCCGATTTGCCCTTGTCAGTTTTCTCGAGCTCCGccttcttcttctgcttctCTAACCTTTCCCTCTCCATTTTCTTCAATACAATTGAAAATAGATACACATCAATTATCACAATCTAGCTCAATccaacagagagagagagagagaggaaaacCTGAATGTAAACGGTTTCCTTAGCGCGCTCTTCTTCACTGAGGACACGGCCTTTACCATCACTAAAATAGCGAAGAGTGTAAGTAGATGATGCCAAGTTCCCCTCCATGATCCGAATTAATCCAGCGCGCGATGCGAGTGATGTCAACGCCATTGTTGGTGTTGTTTAGGTGGAGAGGAATGGAGTATCATACTGTCACAGAATCGACCTACTTAACCTTAACCCTACCCACTGTTTACAATTACTTTAGGCCGCCTCGGGTCGGGTCAATTacaaacaattttaaaattatcttaATAAATGCTTTTCAAATCTAATTATTTCAAACTTAATATCAAAATATTATACTAAAGCCTTTAATATGAGATGTATATTCCACTCATGTTATGTTTCataaatttctataaatatatactcctaaaATCTAATTCAAACCGAAATTCATCCATAATTAAGTATCTTACTTTAACCTGACTtgaatttttagaaattataaaGTGGGTGGTATATGCTATTGAAATGTGGATCCTATTTTAAAATACCTtcctttaaaaaatataatgaaaagtgggttaaaaaaattagtggaacgTGGATCcgacttttatatattagatttataataaaatgtgagtgagaagtGAAATGCGGGGTCCATTACCTAAATGGTAAAcgtgaaatgtgataaattttatgggacgaacgCAAATGGAAATAAACGACAAATTTTCATAGAGCagaactccctccgtccgctaaaatttaatttttaatctaaTTTTAGTTATGTTTATCCTAATTATTaatattcatttatatttttaaaattacctCCATAGAATTTAATCATTTAAAAACTGATTGCACGAAGATAAAGTTATaatatacatttatttaataaataaaaaatcatccATCTT contains:
- the LOC121799819 gene encoding uncharacterized protein LOC121799819 isoform X1, with the protein product MALTSLASRAGLIRIMEGNLASSTYTLRYFSDGKGRVLSEEERAKETVYIQKMERERLEKQKKKAELEKTDKGKSDKFSGKPSFVFPIILSHNLFWNSQVRRRRCLCKKQLKS
- the LOC121799819 gene encoding uncharacterized protein LOC121799819 isoform X2, with the translated sequence MALTSLASRAGLIRIMEGNLASSTYTLRYFSDGKGRVLSEEERAKETVYIQKMERERLEKQKKKAELEKTDKGKSDKILCLTVFRKAFFCVSYHIIP
- the LOC121799819 gene encoding uncharacterized protein At2g27730, mitochondrial-like isoform X3, yielding MALTSLASRAGLIRIMEGNLASSTYTLRYFSDGKGRVLSEEERAKETVYIQKMERERLEKQKKKAELEKTDKGKSDKAAEDTK